The following are from one region of the Haloactinomyces albus genome:
- a CDS encoding phosphotriesterase family protein — protein sequence MPHVQTVRGPVDSAELGRTYMHEHVFVLSADVQQNHPDEWGHEDDRVVDAVRRLKELAAQGVRTIVDPTVIGLGRYIPRIQRIAEQVPELNIVVATGCYTYDDVPFFFHHRGPALSEALGTEVPDPMVDMFVGDITDGIARTGVKAGLLKCAIDKQGPTAGVERVMRAVAGAHLRTGTPITVHTHPGSHSGREVKRVLCEEEGVEPRRIVLGHSGDTTDADHLTELAEAGFVLGMDRFGLNLETTFEARADVVVEMCRRGFAESMVLSHDASCYIDWVDPNVMALLPQWHYLHLEQDVLPYLRESGVTEEQITTMLVDNPRRYFETASVSEAR from the coding sequence TTGCCTCATGTCCAGACAGTCCGCGGCCCCGTGGACTCCGCTGAGCTCGGCCGCACCTACATGCACGAGCACGTCTTCGTGCTCAGTGCCGACGTACAGCAGAACCACCCCGACGAGTGGGGCCATGAGGACGATCGCGTTGTCGACGCCGTGCGAAGACTGAAGGAACTCGCAGCGCAGGGTGTGCGCACCATCGTCGATCCGACCGTCATCGGTCTCGGTCGCTACATCCCGCGCATTCAGCGCATCGCCGAGCAGGTGCCGGAGCTCAACATCGTCGTCGCGACCGGCTGTTACACCTACGACGACGTCCCGTTCTTCTTCCACCACCGCGGTCCCGCCCTCAGCGAGGCGCTCGGCACGGAGGTACCGGACCCGATGGTCGACATGTTCGTCGGCGATATCACCGACGGGATCGCCCGGACCGGGGTCAAGGCAGGTCTGCTGAAGTGCGCGATCGACAAGCAGGGACCGACAGCGGGTGTGGAACGGGTCATGCGTGCCGTTGCCGGGGCACACCTGCGGACCGGTACGCCGATCACCGTGCACACCCACCCCGGCTCCCACAGCGGCCGCGAGGTCAAGCGCGTGCTGTGCGAGGAGGAAGGCGTCGAACCTCGACGGATCGTGCTGGGTCACAGCGGGGACACCACCGACGCCGACCATCTCACCGAACTCGCAGAAGCAGGCTTTGTCCTGGGCATGGATCGCTTCGGGCTCAATCTCGAAACCACGTTCGAAGCTCGGGCCGACGTGGTCGTGGAGATGTGCCGGCGCGGTTTCGCCGAGAGCATGGTGCTGTCGCATGACGCATCCTGCTACATCGACTGGGTCGATCCGAACGTCATGGCGCTTCTGCCGCAGTGGCATTACCTGCATCTTGAGCAGGATGTGCTGCCCTACCTGCGCGAGAGCGGCGTCACCGAGGAGCAGATCACCACCATGCTCGTCGACAACCCGCGTCGCTACTTCGAGACCGCTTCGGTCAGCGAGGCCCGGTGA
- a CDS encoding hydrolase, whose amino-acid sequence MTVWICGTCGVEHSDSDHPPSATCPICADERQWVPETGQWWTTLEELAADGHELVHERPEPTIHRLHREPGFAIGQRTYLVQTPQGNLLWDPPNHLDRPLVNRIDELGGIAVIVASHPHMYGSQVSVSHQFGNVPVLVHSADRQWVQREDSVIREWRDTEQVLPGVTVVEVGGHFPGAAVAHVADGAEGRGSLLVGDTIAPVADTGWVTFMRSYPNRIPLSANLVRRIVDRLEPYEFESLHGLAGGTVLSGAKAAVRRSAERYIAWVSGAYDHLG is encoded by the coding sequence ATGACGGTCTGGATCTGCGGAACCTGCGGAGTCGAGCACTCCGATTCCGATCATCCGCCCAGTGCGACATGCCCGATCTGTGCCGACGAGCGACAGTGGGTTCCCGAAACCGGCCAGTGGTGGACAACGCTGGAGGAACTCGCCGCGGACGGACATGAGCTGGTGCACGAGCGACCGGAACCCACCATCCACCGACTCCACCGGGAACCGGGGTTCGCCATCGGCCAGCGGACGTACCTGGTTCAAACACCGCAGGGCAATCTGCTGTGGGACCCGCCGAACCACCTCGACCGGCCATTGGTGAACCGGATCGACGAACTCGGAGGGATCGCGGTCATCGTGGCCAGTCATCCGCACATGTACGGTTCACAGGTCAGTGTGAGCCACCAATTCGGGAACGTTCCGGTGCTGGTGCACTCCGCGGACCGGCAGTGGGTGCAGCGGGAGGACTCGGTGATCCGCGAGTGGCGCGATACCGAACAGGTCCTGCCCGGGGTGACCGTTGTCGAAGTGGGTGGCCATTTCCCCGGTGCTGCCGTGGCGCATGTCGCCGACGGGGCGGAAGGCCGGGGCAGCCTGCTCGTCGGAGACACCATCGCGCCTGTGGCGGATACGGGTTGGGTGACGTTCATGCGCAGCTATCCGAATCGGATTCCGCTCTCCGCCAACCTGGTGCGGCGGATCGTGGATCGACTCGAGCCGTACGAGTTCGAGAGTCTCCACGGGTTGGCGGGCGGCACGGTGCTCAGCGGTGCCAAGGCGGCCGTGCGCCGCTCTGCGGAGCGCTACATCGCCTGGGTAAGCGGAGCGTACGATCACCTCGGTTAG
- the nhaA gene encoding Na+/H+ antiporter NhaA translates to MWLASDHKLAKFVFRPLVTFLRVEAAGAIVLLAATAVALGWVNSPWADSYHALFGTEIGLSIGPFQLTGDLHHWINDALMVIFFFVVGMEIKHHIVAGELRDRRTAVVPAVAALGGMIVPAVIYAAFNAGGPGSAGWGIPMATDIAFALGVIALLGPRIPTAARVFLLTLAIVDDIGAITVIAVFYTEDLSLVWLAAAVLGTLAVAGLRLVRVWSVVPYLLLGTFVWLATYESGVHATIAGVVMGLLTPAAPLLNQEQARRRARETAPAEFDVNELRRHQFLLAESVPVAQRLQRALHPWSSYVVLPLFALSNAGIPLSGEILSSALTSPVTRGIVVGLVLGKISGIVAFSWLSVRLGFGQLPEGSTWGIVTGIAMVAGIGFTVSLFITTLAFTEEPILAADAKVGILGGSVIAACLGAAILVLATHRKHEV, encoded by the coding sequence ATGTGGCTCGCGAGCGATCACAAGCTCGCCAAGTTCGTCTTCCGCCCGCTCGTCACGTTTCTGCGTGTCGAGGCGGCCGGGGCGATCGTTCTGCTTGCGGCGACAGCCGTAGCGCTTGGGTGGGTCAACTCGCCGTGGGCCGACTCGTACCACGCACTGTTCGGTACGGAGATCGGGCTGAGCATAGGACCGTTCCAGCTGACCGGAGATCTGCACCACTGGATCAACGACGCCTTGATGGTGATCTTCTTCTTCGTCGTCGGCATGGAGATCAAGCACCATATCGTCGCGGGAGAGCTACGGGATCGCAGAACGGCTGTTGTTCCGGCCGTCGCTGCGCTGGGAGGCATGATCGTCCCCGCCGTGATCTACGCGGCCTTCAATGCGGGGGGTCCGGGCTCGGCAGGCTGGGGCATTCCGATGGCCACCGACATCGCATTCGCCCTCGGGGTCATCGCGCTCCTCGGGCCCCGGATCCCCACGGCGGCCCGGGTGTTCCTGCTGACCCTGGCCATCGTCGACGACATCGGCGCGATCACGGTCATCGCCGTCTTCTACACCGAGGACCTGTCCTTGGTCTGGTTGGCGGCTGCCGTGCTCGGCACGCTGGCCGTGGCGGGCCTGCGCCTCGTGCGTGTGTGGTCGGTGGTGCCCTATCTGCTGCTCGGCACCTTCGTCTGGTTGGCGACCTATGAATCAGGGGTGCACGCCACGATCGCGGGCGTGGTGATGGGGCTGCTGACACCGGCAGCACCACTGTTGAATCAGGAGCAGGCGCGCCGACGCGCCCGGGAAACCGCACCGGCCGAATTCGACGTCAACGAATTACGCCGCCACCAATTCCTGCTCGCCGAGTCGGTGCCCGTAGCACAGCGGCTGCAGCGCGCGCTGCATCCCTGGAGCAGCTATGTCGTACTTCCGCTGTTCGCGCTCTCCAACGCCGGTATCCCTCTCTCCGGTGAGATCCTGTCCAGTGCACTGACCTCACCGGTGACGCGAGGCATTGTCGTCGGTCTCGTTCTCGGCAAGATCAGCGGTATCGTCGCCTTCTCGTGGCTGTCGGTACGCCTGGGTTTCGGGCAGCTTCCGGAAGGCTCGACGTGGGGCATCGTCACCGGTATCGCGATGGTCGCCGGGATCGGCTTCACGGTTTCGCTGTTCATCACGACGCTTGCCTTCACCGAGGAACCGATCCTCGCCGCCGACGCGAAGGTCGGCATCCTCGGCGGATCCGTGATCGCCGCATGTCTCGGTGCTGCGATCCTCGTCCTGGCTACTCACCGAAAACACGAAGTCTGA
- a CDS encoding CBS domain-containing protein — translation MTTAREIMSPGTECVRSDQTAADAARLMGERSVGALPIAGNDNKIKGVVTDRDLVIKVMGQGRDAGTFPAGDLNQTEAVTIGADDSVDEVLATMSHHKVKRLPVVDQDRLVGMVAISDVARALPNPQVGDLEKALSVD, via the coding sequence ATGACGACGGCACGCGAGATCATGAGCCCGGGCACGGAGTGTGTGCGTAGCGACCAGACCGCAGCGGACGCGGCGCGCCTGATGGGCGAGCGCAGCGTGGGCGCGCTGCCGATTGCCGGTAACGACAACAAGATCAAGGGCGTGGTGACCGACCGGGACCTTGTGATCAAGGTGATGGGACAGGGCCGCGATGCCGGTACTTTCCCGGCGGGGGACCTCAACCAGACCGAGGCGGTCACCATCGGCGCCGATGACTCCGTCGATGAGGTGCTGGCAACCATGTCTCACCACAAGGTGAAGCGGCTTCCCGTCGTCGACCAGGACCGGCTGGTCGGCATGGTGGCGATCTCCGATGTCGCTCGTGCTCTGCCCAACCCCCAGGTCGGTGACCTGGAGAAGGCTCTCTCGGTCGATTGA
- a CDS encoding ChaB family protein: protein MPARDELPSTLQRSPKEAQETWIKTHDSAVQEYGEGQRAHRTAFAALKHNFEKVGDRWKPKPERGPSDEQARRGAGKREKPTSGGVDARASKQHLYDRAQELDVPGRSSMNKQQLVEALQKKSGQQTRQARQQ, encoded by the coding sequence GTGCCCGCCCGTGATGAATTACCTTCGACCTTGCAACGGTCCCCGAAGGAAGCACAAGAAACGTGGATCAAAACCCACGACAGTGCTGTGCAGGAGTACGGAGAGGGCCAACGAGCCCACCGGACCGCTTTTGCGGCGTTGAAGCACAACTTCGAGAAGGTGGGTGATCGCTGGAAGCCCAAGCCCGAGCGCGGCCCCTCGGACGAGCAAGCACGCCGGGGAGCGGGCAAACGTGAGAAACCGACCAGCGGCGGAGTGGATGCTCGGGCCAGCAAGCAGCATCTCTACGACCGGGCCCAGGAGCTGGACGTGCCGGGGCGGTCCTCGATGAACAAGCAGCAACTGGTCGAGGCACTGCAGAAGAAGAGCGGTCAGCAGACCCGCCAGGCCCGGCAACAATGA
- a CDS encoding RecQ family ATP-dependent DNA helicase: MCSDRQDRRKRADTAEARSTARSLEGVELRNEQEEALRSLLERDTLVMLAPAAGKTLIYEVAGELLSGPTLVVSPTLSLQRDQVATLREAGLSATAVNSTISDGSRRRAFRQLRDGTLQFLLVAPEQLAKNAVLTELHPAGISLIVVDEAHCVSEWGHDFRPDYLALSGAAEELGGPRMLALTATASEPVRQEIIDGLGMREPLVVARAVDLPSLHLSVRVLHEEARKWELLTQEVVESQGSGIVYVITRKHAEEFAQSLADAGVEAAVYHGSMRRAERDAVQDAFFRGEVRVVVATSAFGMGIDKPDVRFVLHADAPPSVDSYYQQVSRAGRDGEPARGVFFHRPQDLALPTLFASGGRITSDRLAEVLRLLRSEGASSRSELAQRIGVSARKLARALDALIRVGAVTELARNRPAASGDRRSAEELAEAAEESIRRWQALQRSRVDMVRRYAETTGCRRRTLLELLGDMRNEACQRCDNCDRGHPGDRPTETLRPGDRVRHPEWGDGVVQTAEGDSVVVLFEHDVYRTLSIPVVRERGLLTGR, translated from the coding sequence GTGTGCAGTGACAGGCAGGACCGCCGGAAACGTGCCGACACCGCGGAGGCCAGAAGCACCGCCCGCAGTCTGGAAGGAGTCGAACTCCGCAATGAGCAGGAGGAAGCGCTTCGCTCCCTGCTCGAGCGCGACACGCTGGTGATGCTCGCTCCGGCCGCGGGCAAGACATTGATCTACGAAGTGGCCGGTGAGCTGCTTTCCGGTCCCACCCTGGTCGTCTCCCCGACCCTGTCCCTGCAGCGCGACCAGGTAGCGACACTGCGGGAGGCCGGCTTGAGCGCCACCGCGGTCAACTCCACCATCTCCGACGGTTCCCGCAGGCGAGCTTTCCGGCAGCTGCGCGACGGGACGCTGCAGTTCCTGCTGGTCGCCCCGGAGCAACTGGCCAAGAACGCGGTACTGACCGAACTGCACCCGGCCGGTATCTCGCTGATCGTGGTCGATGAAGCGCACTGCGTCAGCGAGTGGGGACACGACTTCCGGCCCGACTATCTCGCGCTGAGCGGTGCTGCCGAGGAGCTCGGCGGCCCCCGCATGCTCGCGCTGACGGCCACGGCCTCGGAGCCGGTGCGTCAGGAGATCATCGACGGGCTCGGCATGCGAGAGCCACTCGTGGTCGCACGGGCTGTCGACCTGCCGAGCCTGCACCTGTCGGTCCGGGTCCTGCACGAGGAGGCCAGGAAGTGGGAGCTGCTCACCCAGGAGGTCGTCGAGTCGCAGGGCAGCGGCATCGTCTATGTCATCACCCGCAAGCACGCCGAGGAGTTCGCACAGTCGCTGGCCGACGCGGGAGTCGAGGCCGCCGTCTACCACGGTTCGATGCGGCGGGCCGAGCGCGATGCGGTGCAGGATGCGTTTTTCCGAGGCGAAGTGCGGGTCGTCGTGGCCACGAGCGCGTTCGGGATGGGCATCGACAAGCCCGATGTCCGCTTCGTCCTGCACGCCGATGCGCCGCCGTCGGTCGACTCCTATTACCAGCAGGTCAGCCGCGCGGGTCGGGACGGCGAACCGGCGCGAGGAGTGTTTTTCCACCGTCCCCAGGATCTGGCCTTGCCCACCCTGTTCGCCTCGGGAGGTCGGATCACCTCCGACCGGTTGGCCGAGGTGCTGCGCCTGCTGCGTTCGGAAGGTGCATCGTCGCGTTCCGAGCTGGCGCAGCGGATCGGGGTGTCCGCACGCAAGCTTGCACGCGCACTCGATGCGCTGATCCGGGTGGGTGCGGTGACGGAACTCGCCCGCAATCGGCCGGCCGCGTCCGGGGATCGCAGAAGCGCCGAGGAGCTTGCCGAGGCTGCCGAGGAGTCGATCCGGCGGTGGCAGGCTCTGCAACGCAGCCGGGTGGACATGGTGCGCCGTTATGCCGAAACCACCGGCTGCCGGCGCAGGACGCTGCTGGAGCTGCTGGGCGACATGCGAAACGAGGCGTGCCAGCGCTGCGACAACTGCGATCGTGGTCATCCCGGCGACCGGCCGACGGAGACCCTGCGTCCCGGTGACCGGGTACGGCATCCGGAGTGGGGCGACGGGGTGGTGCAGACCGCGGAGGGTGACAGCGTCGTGGTTCTGTTCGAGCACGACGTGTACCGCACGCTGTCCATTCCGGTGGTCCGCGAGCGCGGTCTGCTCACCGGCCGGTAG
- a CDS encoding benzoate/H(+) symporter BenE family transporter produces MPLRQRLPNTLPISAVAAGGVTTLVGVTSSAAIVFQAARAVGARPAEISSWILALGIGIGVTSIALSLRYRAPVVMAWSTPGAALLATSAHGTPLPEAVGAFLITSALTVLVGVTGWFERAVNLIPPSIASALLAGILLQFGIDVFTAMRTQPWLVLAMLVSYLLCKRLLPRYAVLIALAVGTLLTALRGSFHLDTVRLAVAAPVFTWPSWSLHTTISLAIPLFVITMTSQNLPGVVTLRAHGYRTPVSPILSWSGLTNLVLAPLGCFGINLAAITAALCMGPDAHEDPAQRYRAGIVSGVCYLVLGLFGATLGSLIAAFPLALITAIAGIGLLDTIGGSLATATAEPATRNAALIAFLVTASGVSVLGIASVFWGLIAGIGAHLLLGRPTNPSDTPRKGEHQTTQYFR; encoded by the coding sequence GTGCCCCTACGTCAGCGTCTGCCGAACACGCTCCCGATCTCCGCAGTGGCAGCAGGAGGCGTGACGACGCTGGTCGGTGTCACGAGCTCTGCCGCCATCGTCTTCCAGGCAGCCAGAGCCGTTGGTGCGCGCCCGGCCGAGATCTCCTCGTGGATCCTCGCGCTCGGTATCGGCATCGGTGTCACCTCGATCGCGTTGTCCCTGCGCTATCGAGCGCCGGTCGTCATGGCCTGGTCGACGCCCGGCGCCGCGCTGCTCGCCACGAGCGCACACGGTACCCCGCTGCCCGAGGCGGTCGGAGCCTTCCTGATCACCTCGGCGCTGACCGTGCTCGTCGGAGTCACGGGGTGGTTCGAGCGTGCCGTGAACCTCATTCCTCCCTCGATCGCCTCGGCTCTGCTGGCCGGCATACTGCTGCAGTTCGGCATCGACGTGTTCACCGCGATGCGTACCCAGCCCTGGCTGGTTCTCGCGATGCTGGTGAGCTACCTGCTCTGCAAGAGGCTGCTACCGCGCTACGCGGTGCTCATCGCGCTCGCGGTGGGGACTTTGCTGACAGCCCTACGGGGATCGTTCCATCTCGACACCGTGCGCCTGGCCGTGGCTGCGCCGGTTTTCACGTGGCCGTCCTGGTCGCTGCACACGACGATCAGTCTCGCCATCCCCCTGTTCGTCATCACGATGACCTCCCAGAACCTGCCCGGTGTGGTGACGCTGCGCGCCCACGGATATCGAACCCCGGTCTCACCGATCCTGTCCTGGTCCGGCCTGACCAACCTGGTACTGGCCCCACTGGGCTGCTTCGGGATCAACCTCGCCGCGATCACGGCTGCCCTGTGCATGGGGCCCGACGCCCACGAGGACCCGGCCCAGCGCTACCGAGCCGGCATCGTCTCCGGCGTGTGCTACCTGGTACTCGGTCTGTTCGGCGCCACCCTCGGCAGTCTCATCGCCGCGTTTCCTCTCGCGCTTATCACCGCGATTGCCGGTATCGGCCTGCTGGACACCATCGGAGGATCGCTGGCGACCGCGACCGCCGAGCCCGCCACCAGGAACGCCGCACTGATTGCCTTCCTCGTCACCGCCTCCGGTGTATCGGTTCTCGGCATCGCCTCGGTCTTCTGGGGACTGATCGCAGGAATCGGCGCCCACCTGCTCCTCGGCCGCCCCACAAACCCCTCGGACACTCCGCGGAAAGGAGAGCATCAGACCACGCAGTACTTCCGATAA
- a CDS encoding HelD family protein, translating to MALTDARTREEEQERRHLAETVHRLTTELEHLTGYIDKSARTIEEKKEHLWANLRDMDFAEKANFRHEVDLSVLSAEHAAMRRKRIERLLESPYFGRVDFHARGDAGGGAYYIGVHNFSDPATQEILIHDWRAPVSGLFYDFESGAAFFETPEGTAHGEITGKRQYKIVGGRLEYMLDSSLNIGDDVLQRELSQSADDRMKNIVATIQREQNAVIRNETARVLILQGVAGSGKTSIALHRVAFLLYRFKDTLSSDNVMILSPNRVFGDYIADVLPELGEQQTAEIDFDRIAGTFLAEVADYETFGEQVVKLIENVDEAAAERMRHKATPEFVTDLDAWITSRADEEFTPAEIKQKHHRLPAEWVAETFDESRNLPVFTRLDHLANRAVYLLKQQVLDRGHKWAAADTAGVRRQVRAMFPHKDALAMYKAFYQDPDRRGMFKPLGRKKIEYADVFPLIYTMIRTARQENYGHIRHLLVDEMQDYTPIQYAVLRELFSCTMTILGDSNQSVNPFSSSSLSTIHNIFPEADCLELCKSYRSTTEITNFAQNISRNDKLVPIERHGLPPQVIACTDQRDQQARILTLIEQHSRSEHRSLGIICKTVTQAKTLHHALSEAGVEPTFLDYDSTAFAGGIVLTSAHIAKGLEFDTVIVPHADEENYTTEMDRCMLYIACTRAMHELHLTHHGPLSRFLEFAEEPRSRIVDTETAESHDHAADARVS from the coding sequence GTGGCATTGACGGACGCGCGGACACGAGAGGAAGAGCAAGAGCGCCGGCATCTGGCCGAGACGGTGCATCGGCTGACGACGGAGCTGGAGCACCTGACCGGATATATCGACAAGTCCGCTCGAACCATCGAAGAGAAGAAGGAGCACCTGTGGGCGAACCTGCGTGACATGGATTTCGCCGAGAAGGCCAACTTCCGCCACGAGGTGGACCTGTCCGTTCTTTCGGCCGAGCATGCGGCGATGCGGCGGAAACGCATCGAGCGGCTTCTGGAGTCTCCCTACTTCGGGCGCGTCGACTTCCACGCGAGAGGCGACGCGGGGGGCGGGGCCTACTACATCGGTGTGCACAATTTCTCGGATCCCGCCACCCAGGAGATCCTGATTCACGACTGGCGGGCCCCGGTGTCCGGTCTCTTCTACGACTTCGAGTCGGGAGCAGCGTTCTTCGAGACCCCCGAGGGCACCGCCCATGGTGAGATCACGGGCAAACGCCAGTACAAGATCGTCGGCGGGCGTCTGGAGTACATGCTCGACAGCTCGCTGAACATCGGTGACGACGTCCTGCAGCGGGAGCTGAGTCAGTCCGCCGACGACAGGATGAAAAACATCGTGGCGACCATCCAGCGAGAGCAGAACGCTGTGATTCGCAACGAGACAGCACGGGTGCTGATCCTGCAGGGTGTGGCGGGTTCCGGGAAGACCTCGATCGCCCTGCACCGGGTGGCATTCCTGCTCTACCGCTTCAAGGACACCCTCTCGTCCGACAACGTCATGATCCTCTCCCCCAACAGGGTCTTCGGCGACTACATCGCCGACGTGCTTCCCGAGCTGGGTGAGCAGCAGACCGCCGAGATCGACTTCGACAGAATCGCCGGCACGTTCCTCGCCGAAGTCGCCGACTACGAAACATTCGGCGAACAGGTGGTCAAGCTGATCGAGAACGTCGACGAAGCGGCGGCCGAGCGCATGCGCCACAAGGCGACGCCCGAGTTCGTCACCGACCTCGATGCATGGATCACCTCACGCGCAGACGAGGAATTCACGCCTGCCGAGATCAAGCAGAAGCACCATCGACTCCCCGCCGAATGGGTTGCCGAGACCTTCGACGAGTCGCGCAACCTTCCGGTCTTCACCCGACTCGACCACCTGGCCAACCGCGCTGTGTACCTGCTCAAACAGCAGGTCCTGGACCGGGGGCACAAGTGGGCGGCCGCCGACACCGCCGGCGTGCGCAGGCAGGTGCGCGCCATGTTCCCCCACAAAGACGCACTCGCCATGTACAAGGCGTTCTACCAGGACCCGGACCGCCGCGGCATGTTCAAGCCACTCGGCCGGAAAAAGATCGAGTACGCCGACGTGTTCCCGCTGATTTACACCATGATCAGAACGGCCCGACAGGAGAACTACGGCCACATCCGTCATCTCCTGGTCGACGAGATGCAGGACTACACGCCCATCCAGTACGCCGTGCTGCGCGAGCTCTTCTCCTGCACGATGACGATCTTGGGAGATTCCAACCAGTCGGTCAACCCGTTCAGCTCCTCGTCACTGTCGACCATCCACAACATCTTCCCGGAGGCCGACTGTCTGGAGTTGTGCAAGAGCTACCGCTCCACGACCGAGATCACCAACTTCGCCCAGAACATCTCCCGGAACGACAAGCTCGTCCCGATCGAGCGCCACGGACTGCCACCTCAGGTCATCGCCTGCACAGACCAGCGGGACCAGCAGGCACGGATCCTGACCCTCATCGAGCAGCACTCCCGCAGCGAGCACCGATCCCTCGGCATCATCTGCAAGACCGTCACCCAGGCGAAAACGCTCCACCACGCCCTGTCCGAGGCCGGTGTCGAGCCGACCTTCCTCGACTACGACAGCACAGCATTCGCCGGCGGCATCGTCCTCACCTCAGCGCACATCGCCAAGGGACTGGAGTTCGACACCGTGATCGTCCCGCACGCCGACGAGGAGAACTACACCACCGAGATGGACAGGTGCATGCTCTACATCGCCTGCACCAGGGCCATGCACGAACTCCACCTGACCCACCACGGCCCACTCTCGCGCTTCCTGGAGTTCGCCGAGGAGCCCCGGAGCCGCATCGTCGACACCGAGACGGCGGAAAGCCACGACCACGCGGCGGACGCACGAGTGAGCTGA
- a CDS encoding TspO/MBR family protein — MTRTRTTSRRRSAAGAGVFTGLVTAAAAVGSVAAGSADRTYSALRLPAWAPPAWLFGPVWSVLYAMIAASGWLLWRNAGGIAPARPALGCYAGQLVLNAVWPPLFFGARRYGLALIEILLLVMVLIATLVLFARRHRIAAGLLLPYLGWTIFAACLNAAIWKLNR; from the coding sequence GTGACCAGAACCAGGACGACGTCCAGGCGCCGCAGCGCTGCGGGAGCCGGCGTCTTCACCGGCCTCGTCACCGCGGCTGCCGCTGTCGGCTCGGTGGCGGCCGGCTCGGCCGACCGCACGTACTCCGCCCTGCGGCTGCCCGCGTGGGCCCCTCCCGCATGGCTGTTCGGACCGGTCTGGTCGGTGCTGTACGCGATGATCGCCGCGTCCGGGTGGTTGCTGTGGCGCAACGCCGGCGGCATCGCCCCCGCTCGGCCCGCGCTCGGTTGCTACGCCGGTCAGCTCGTGCTCAACGCCGTCTGGCCACCGCTGTTCTTCGGTGCGCGCCGCTACGGCCTGGCTCTGATCGAGATCCTGCTGCTCGTGATGGTCCTGATCGCCACGCTCGTGCTGTTCGCGCGCCGGCATCGCATCGCCGCCGGATTGCTGCTGCCCTATCTTGGGTGGACGATCTTCGCAGCGTGTTTGAACGCCGCGATCTGGAAGCTCAACCGCTAA
- a CDS encoding DUF6098 family protein, giving the protein MTTSEDLPVIRSLDRLAEIVRHGDGGHDLYVRWSRGPDVDVGSTSRDALTGVELPGLSANPLRIESWWGGRSLRLWVARRLYDYEHLRRRQQQQPNVEAWLLRGHELARGPDNEPLVRCEEALAWVAEEAMREAHRLVVEQHGGWQPLNREG; this is encoded by the coding sequence ATGACGACGTCGGAGGATCTGCCCGTGATACGCAGCCTCGACCGGCTCGCCGAGATCGTGCGACACGGCGATGGTGGACACGATCTCTACGTTCGCTGGTCACGGGGTCCGGACGTGGATGTGGGCTCGACGAGCCGGGACGCGCTGACCGGGGTGGAGTTACCGGGGTTGTCGGCCAATCCGTTGCGCATCGAGTCGTGGTGGGGAGGTCGTTCGCTGCGGCTGTGGGTGGCACGGCGTCTCTACGACTACGAGCATCTGCGGCGCCGCCAGCAGCAGCAGCCGAACGTGGAAGCCTGGTTGCTGCGGGGCCACGAGCTGGCTCGGGGACCGGACAACGAACCGCTGGTGCGATGCGAGGAGGCGCTGGCGTGGGTGGCCGAAGAGGCCATGCGGGAGGCGCACAGGCTCGTGGTGGAGCAGCACGGCGGTTGGCAACCGCTGAACCGGGAAGGGTGA
- a CDS encoding helix-turn-helix domain-containing protein, translating into MEMVKLVGLNLRAARAHRGLSLSEVARRAELGKGTLSELEAGQRNPTLETLYALATVLDVPLGQLLATEADAPVETGLVVRRAGAAELSGQAVDVQLVDRTVSGGRTLEIYRIHVRAGNRYVSPAHRPRVIEQLLVHSGTLVTGPESTPETLGPGDYIRFDGGTDHVYAAPDDDVSGTLVMRYVDE; encoded by the coding sequence ATGGAGATGGTCAAGCTCGTCGGCCTGAACCTGCGCGCGGCACGTGCCCATCGCGGCCTGTCGTTGTCCGAAGTCGCCCGCCGTGCCGAACTCGGCAAGGGCACCCTGTCCGAACTCGAGGCCGGGCAGCGCAACCCGACGCTGGAAACGCTCTACGCACTGGCCACCGTGCTCGACGTGCCGCTGGGGCAGCTGTTGGCTACGGAAGCCGATGCGCCGGTCGAGACCGGACTGGTGGTGCGGAGGGCCGGTGCGGCCGAACTCTCCGGGCAAGCGGTCGACGTGCAACTCGTGGACCGGACGGTCAGTGGTGGCCGGACACTGGAGATCTACCGGATTCATGTGCGTGCCGGGAACCGGTACGTGTCCCCGGCACACCGCCCCAGGGTGATCGAACAACTGTTGGTGCATTCCGGGACGCTGGTGACCGGACCGGAATCGACCCCCGAAACGCTCGGCCCTGGCGACTACATCCGCTTCGACGGGGGAACGGATCACGTCTACGCAGCCCCGGACGACGATGTATCCGGCACACTCGTCATGCGCTACGTCGATGAATAG